The proteins below are encoded in one region of Apium graveolens cultivar Ventura chromosome 4, ASM990537v1, whole genome shotgun sequence:
- the LOC141720958 gene encoding uncharacterized protein LOC141720958, with amino-acid sequence MSETTTTPEAQRFTTALLNPSSRIICRVCEKQFSQYTCPRCNTRYCSLLCYKSHSRSCTESFMRDNVVEELQQLEPDDATKLKMMDILRRFHTQEEEMDSTSGDVTDSTLSEEVIQKILSGGEIHVDDLSDDDKKRFQRAVVSGELSRLIEPWEPWWLKPSAKTISLGQQGSRLVQPLVIHESMPSRGDNIEVDQSLHIPPGPETPLPPISKLSATEPSPLLAIHLVDIIYSYCFTLRLYNGEWLTDPIGSVVHCMNISFVLGQAGKPETVSEALSHCLEQTCSPALRHMGGLQFGLGLLDDVVCLLSLGGTALVCLLCDLQRMIQTAEKELKSEKPHKSRRLEIKGNLKSAERKVYFIMCWVHEQPEDTWFSVASMVEAEKAATLACTGNRKDILNVQDKAQPRGKMLIEEV; translated from the exons ATGTCAGAAACTACTACTACTCCTGAGGCCCAAAGATTTACTACGGCGTTGTTGAATCCTTCCTCTCGCATTATCTGTCGTGT ATGTGAAAAGCAGTTTTCACAGTATACTTGTCCACGATGCAATACGAGGTACTGCTCTCTTCTTTGCTACAAG TCTCATAGTCGATCTTGCACTGAATCTTTTATGAGAGATAATGTAGTGGAGGAGCTCCAACAATTGGAACCTGATGATGCAACTAAACTTAAAATGATGGACATACTCCGACGGTTTCATACACAAGAAGAAGAGATGGATAGCACAAGTGGGGATG TTACGGATTCAACTTTGTCGGAGGAGGTTATTCAAAAGATCTTATCTG GAGGAGAAATACATGTTGATGATTTGTCTGATGATGATAAGAAAAGATTTCAAAGAGCGGTGGTTTCTGGAGAGCTAAGCAGGTTGATTGAGCCGTGGGAACCTTGGTGGTTGAAGCCTTCTGCAAAAACAATCTCTCTGGGCCAGCAAGGTAGTCGACTAGTGCAACCGCTTGTGATACATGAGAGTATGCCATCAAGGGGTGACAATATTGAAGTTGATCAATCACTCCACATTCCACCTGGACCAGAGACCCCGCTGCCTCCAATTAGCAAGCTCAGCGCAACTGAACCCTCCCCGCTTTTAGCAATTCACCTAGTAGACATAATCTATAGTTATTGTTTTACCCTTCGCCTTTATAATGGAGAGTGGCTAACAGATCCAATAGGATCAGTCGTGCATTGTATGAATATATCTTTTGTTCTTGGTCAAGCGGGGAAGCCCGAAACTGTTTCTGAAGCTTTATCTCATTGTTTGGAGCAAACATGTTCCCCGGCTTTGAGGCACATGGGTGGCTTGCAATTTGGATTGGGGCTCTTAGATGATGTAGTATGCCTGCTTTCCCTAGGAGGAACAGCTTTGGTTTGTCTGCTTTGTGATTTACAAAGGATGATTCAGACTGCAGAGAAGGAGCTCAAATCGGAGAAACCACACAAGTCAAGAAGATTAGAGATTAAGGGTAATCTCAAGTCTGCAGAGAGGAAGGTGTATTTTATAATGTGTTGGGTCCATGAACAGCCGGAGGACACTTGGTTTTCTGTAGCAAGCATGGTAGAAGCAGAAAAAGCTGCAACTTTGGCTTGTACAGGCAATAGAAAGGATATTTTGAATGTACAAGATAAAGCGCAACCGAGAGGCAAGATGTTGATTGAGGAGGTTTAA